Proteins from a genomic interval of Arachis hypogaea cultivar Tifrunner chromosome 10, arahy.Tifrunner.gnm2.J5K5, whole genome shotgun sequence:
- the LOC112716886 gene encoding uncharacterized protein isoform X2 codes for MMSGNEPLECFFNSISVVKVNIRKAAMDLECCWVKQLCKFQICDAKKKGFSMKVHVNEGEIWSTGLKEKEVVNGLIQALPFSFKSGVKRSQKMDGEDELCSCMKLAVSPEEKLNGSKSQFVRTTLEKGDWETEGKHVPLKCMMGFIDQLCQSLPHLDKVVHEDRIDFGQTSPRRPSSSRFSYKKAVAKWLRLDVNDFMREFRFAKVGGVPSSVIGLSCKSRNEDGDGSATLENKEAEGKRFFKELDRDSNAHATSEDLVNISSETASIAAVPSPDEIPAGSVLRSAIAGGLSCAFSCALMHPVDTIKTQVQASTLSLFEIISMVPQIGARGLYKGSIPAILGQLSGHALRTGIFEASKLVLLHGSPTKLPEIQVNSILSLCSTILGTVTRIPSEVLKQRLQAGLYDSLGEALVGTWRQDGLGGFFRGTGATLCREVPFYVAGMGLYDESKKRELEPWEAVVVGAIAGGLAGVTTTPFDVIKTRMMTTQGQSVSTAVVALSILRQEGPLALYKGAVPRFFWIAPLGAINLAGYELARKALDSLSGKQMSQKKATGSE; via the exons ATGATGTCAGGAAATGAACCACTTGAGTGTTTCTTCAATTCGATTAGTGTTGTCAAAGTGAATATTAGGAAGGCCGCAATGGATCTTGAGTGTTGTTGGGTGAAGCAACTTTGCAAGTTTCAGATTTGTGATGCGAAGAAAAAGGGGTTCTCAATGAAGGTACATGTGAATGAAGGTGAAATTTGGAGTACAGGGTTGAAGGAGAAGGAGGTTGTTAATGGCTTAATACAAGCTCTGCCATTTTCTTTCAAATCAGGAGTAAAGAGATCTCAGAAAATGGACGGTGAAGATGAATTGTGTTCTTGCATGAAGCTCGCTGTTTCGCCTGAAGAGAAGCTAAATGGATCTAAGAGTCAGTTTGTTAGAACTACTTTGGAAAAGGGTGACTGGGAGACAGAAGGGAAACATGTTCCATTGAAGTGCATGATGGGTTTTATTGATCAGTTGTGTCAGTCTCTTCCACATTTGGATAAGGTAGTGCACGAAGATCGGATTGATTTCGGGCAAACATCCCCGCGGCGGCCTTCTTCATCTCGGTTTAGTTATAAGAAAGCAGTTGCAAAATGGCTCAGATTAGATGTCAATGATTTCATGAGGGAGTTTAGATTTGCAAAGGTAGGTGGTGTTCCATCTAGTGTAATTGGACTAAGCTGCAAATCAAGAAATGAAGATGGAGATGGTAGTGCAACCCTTGAAAACAAGGAAGCTGAAG GAAAGAGGTTCTTTAAGGAGCTTGACAGAGATAGCAATGCCCATGCAACTTCAGAAGATCTGGT GAATATTTCGTCCGAGACAGCAAGCATAGCTGCTGTTCCGTCACCCGATGAAATACCTGCTGGGAGTGTTCTACGGTCAGCCATAGCCGGTGGCCTTTCATGTGCTTTTTCTTGTGCACTAATGCATCCAGTTGATACAATCAAG ACCCAAGTACAGGCATCAACGCTATCACTCTTTGAAATCATTTCCATGGTTCCACAGATTGGAGCAAGGGGTTTATACAAGGGATCAATCCCTGCAATTCTTGGGCAGTTGTCAGG TCATGCCTTGCGAACTGGGATATTTGAAGCTAGCAAGTTGGTATTGCTACATGGTTCTCCAACAAAACTTCCTGAAATCCAG GTAAATTCTATATTATCATTATGTAGCACAATTTTGGGAACAGTTACGCGGATACCCAGTGAGGTGTTGAAGCAGCGGTTGCAGGCAGGACTTTATGACAGTTTGGGTGAGGCATTAGTTGGGACTTGGCGCCAAGATGGACTTGGGGGTTTCTTTCGGGGAACTGGAGCTACCCTTTGTCGCGAAGTTCCATTTTATGTTGCTGGCATGGGTCTATATGATGAATCTAAAAAG CGGGAACTGGAGCCATGGGAGGCAGTTGTTGTTGGAGCTATAGCTGGTGGATTGGCTGGTGTCACCACAACGCCCTTTGACGTCATCAAAACTAGAATGATGACTACACAGGGTCAGTCTGTCTCAACTGCCGTAGTTGCCTTATCTATATTACGGCAGGAGGGACCTCTTGCCTTATATAAAGGTGCAGTTCCCAGGTTCTTTTGGATTGCTCCTTTGGGTGCCATAAACTTAGCAGGTTATGAGCTTGCAAGGAAGGCCCTAGACAGTCTATCCGGCAAACAGATGTCGCAGAAGAAGGCGACCGGATCGGAGTAA
- the LOC112716886 gene encoding uncharacterized protein isoform X1: MMSGNEPLECFFNSISVVKVNIRKAAMDLECCWVKQLCKFQICDAKKKGFSMKVHVNEGEIWSTGLKEKEVVNGLIQALPFSFKSGVKRSQKMDGEDELCSCMKLAVSPEEKLNGSKSQFVRTTLEKGDWETEGKHVPLKCMMGFIDQLCQSLPHLDKVVHEDRIDFGQTSPRRPSSSRFSYKKAVAKWLRLDVNDFMREFRFAKVGGVPSSVIGLSCKSRNEDGDGSATLENKEAEGKRFFKELDRDSNAHATSEDLVNISSETASIAAVPSPDEIPAGSVLRSAIAGGLSCAFSCALMHPVDTIKTQVQASTLSLFEIISMVPQIGARGLYKGSIPAILGQLSGHALRTGIFEASKLVLLHGSPTKLPEIQVNSILSLCSTILGTVTRIPSEVLKQRLQAGLYDSLGEALVGTWRQDGLGGFFRGTGATLCREVPFYVAGMGLYDESKKAVQRLIQRELEPWEAVVVGAIAGGLAGVTTTPFDVIKTRMMTTQGQSVSTAVVALSILRQEGPLALYKGAVPRFFWIAPLGAINLAGYELARKALDSLSGKQMSQKKATGSE, translated from the exons ATGATGTCAGGAAATGAACCACTTGAGTGTTTCTTCAATTCGATTAGTGTTGTCAAAGTGAATATTAGGAAGGCCGCAATGGATCTTGAGTGTTGTTGGGTGAAGCAACTTTGCAAGTTTCAGATTTGTGATGCGAAGAAAAAGGGGTTCTCAATGAAGGTACATGTGAATGAAGGTGAAATTTGGAGTACAGGGTTGAAGGAGAAGGAGGTTGTTAATGGCTTAATACAAGCTCTGCCATTTTCTTTCAAATCAGGAGTAAAGAGATCTCAGAAAATGGACGGTGAAGATGAATTGTGTTCTTGCATGAAGCTCGCTGTTTCGCCTGAAGAGAAGCTAAATGGATCTAAGAGTCAGTTTGTTAGAACTACTTTGGAAAAGGGTGACTGGGAGACAGAAGGGAAACATGTTCCATTGAAGTGCATGATGGGTTTTATTGATCAGTTGTGTCAGTCTCTTCCACATTTGGATAAGGTAGTGCACGAAGATCGGATTGATTTCGGGCAAACATCCCCGCGGCGGCCTTCTTCATCTCGGTTTAGTTATAAGAAAGCAGTTGCAAAATGGCTCAGATTAGATGTCAATGATTTCATGAGGGAGTTTAGATTTGCAAAGGTAGGTGGTGTTCCATCTAGTGTAATTGGACTAAGCTGCAAATCAAGAAATGAAGATGGAGATGGTAGTGCAACCCTTGAAAACAAGGAAGCTGAAG GAAAGAGGTTCTTTAAGGAGCTTGACAGAGATAGCAATGCCCATGCAACTTCAGAAGATCTGGT GAATATTTCGTCCGAGACAGCAAGCATAGCTGCTGTTCCGTCACCCGATGAAATACCTGCTGGGAGTGTTCTACGGTCAGCCATAGCCGGTGGCCTTTCATGTGCTTTTTCTTGTGCACTAATGCATCCAGTTGATACAATCAAG ACCCAAGTACAGGCATCAACGCTATCACTCTTTGAAATCATTTCCATGGTTCCACAGATTGGAGCAAGGGGTTTATACAAGGGATCAATCCCTGCAATTCTTGGGCAGTTGTCAGG TCATGCCTTGCGAACTGGGATATTTGAAGCTAGCAAGTTGGTATTGCTACATGGTTCTCCAACAAAACTTCCTGAAATCCAG GTAAATTCTATATTATCATTATGTAGCACAATTTTGGGAACAGTTACGCGGATACCCAGTGAGGTGTTGAAGCAGCGGTTGCAGGCAGGACTTTATGACAGTTTGGGTGAGGCATTAGTTGGGACTTGGCGCCAAGATGGACTTGGGGGTTTCTTTCGGGGAACTGGAGCTACCCTTTGTCGCGAAGTTCCATTTTATGTTGCTGGCATGGGTCTATATGATGAATCTAAAAAG GCCGTTCAACGACTAATACAGCGGGAACTGGAGCCATGGGAGGCAGTTGTTGTTGGAGCTATAGCTGGTGGATTGGCTGGTGTCACCACAACGCCCTTTGACGTCATCAAAACTAGAATGATGACTACACAGGGTCAGTCTGTCTCAACTGCCGTAGTTGCCTTATCTATATTACGGCAGGAGGGACCTCTTGCCTTATATAAAGGTGCAGTTCCCAGGTTCTTTTGGATTGCTCCTTTGGGTGCCATAAACTTAGCAGGTTATGAGCTTGCAAGGAAGGCCCTAGACAGTCTATCCGGCAAACAGATGTCGCAGAAGAAGGCGACCGGATCGGAGTAA
- the LOC112718377 gene encoding salt stress-induced hydrophobic peptide ESI3, with translation MILNQKPNTSINDNAFIALSCATLLIIYSTSNFHNNNIMGAETFLEIVLAIFIPPVGVFLRYGCGVEFWIDLVLTLLGYLPGIIYAIYVLVV, from the exons ATGATTCTCAATCAAAAACCAAACACATCCATCAATGATAACGCTTTCATTGCTCTTTCTTGTGCCACACTACTCATCATTTATTCAACCTCAAATTTCCATAACAATAATATCATGGGTGCAGAAACTTTTCTTGAAATCGTATTGGCCATTTTTATACCTCCTGTTGGTGTTTTTCTTCGTTATGGCTGCGGA GTTGAATTCTGGATAGATCTGGTGCTTACGTTACTTGGATACTTACCAGGGATTATATATGCCATTTATGTATTAGTTGTATGA